The Anabaena sp. WA102 genome contains a region encoding:
- a CDS encoding ISL3 family transposase has protein sequence MKFSVDQILNLPDMKVLDFQEIEGAGIIITIEKAVNNSTCPFCEKTTYSIHQNHWRMIHDLSWSEKPVLLKINRRQFKCHKCQKVFSENLNFVDKSKGYTKRLARDIVEQVLNSNIHSVAKRNDLSDEEVESMLKAQVSQLLNINLSQVKRLGIDEIALVKGQGNYLAVLVDLDTRKPIELVKSRRIEEIREVIVKWGSQVLEQIVEVSMDLWSPYKSLVEELMPNANITADRFHVMKQVNDELDAMRKSEKRAATSLDNKSERDRILAGLNKSKYSLIKNEDSLNEQQKERLNNVREVSPILAKMHTLKEEFRDIFESTKSWGESIINLLDWMHNGLSYFPKSIGTMIRWFGEVVGYFDGRTTSGTVEGINNKLKLIKRLGYGFRNFSNFRLRSLLNWHFSINSP, from the coding sequence ATGAAATTTTCTGTAGATCAAATTCTCAATCTCCCAGATATGAAAGTGTTAGATTTTCAAGAAATCGAAGGGGCAGGAATAATTATAACAATAGAAAAAGCTGTTAATAATTCTACTTGTCCATTCTGTGAAAAAACTACCTATAGTATACATCAAAATCATTGGCGAATGATTCATGATTTATCTTGGAGTGAAAAACCAGTATTGTTAAAAATAAATCGTCGCCAATTCAAATGTCATAAGTGTCAAAAAGTATTTAGTGAAAATCTAAACTTTGTAGATAAAAGTAAAGGATATACTAAAAGATTAGCCAGAGATATAGTTGAACAAGTATTAAACAGTAATATTCATAGTGTTGCCAAAAGAAATGACTTGAGCGATGAAGAAGTTGAATCAATGTTAAAAGCACAAGTATCACAACTATTAAACATTAATTTAAGTCAGGTAAAAAGGTTAGGTATAGATGAAATTGCTTTGGTGAAAGGTCAAGGAAATTATTTAGCAGTATTAGTAGATTTAGATACTCGTAAACCAATTGAGTTGGTGAAGTCAAGAAGAATAGAAGAAATACGCGAAGTTATTGTCAAATGGGGATCTCAGGTACTTGAACAAATAGTTGAAGTGAGCATGGATCTCTGGTCTCCTTATAAAAGTTTAGTAGAAGAATTAATGCCAAATGCAAATATAACTGCTGATAGATTTCACGTAATGAAACAAGTAAATGATGAATTAGATGCTATGCGTAAATCTGAAAAAAGAGCCGCCACGTCTTTAGATAATAAATCAGAGCGAGACCGAATATTAGCAGGATTAAATAAAAGCAAATATAGCTTAATAAAAAACGAAGATTCTTTAAATGAACAACAAAAAGAAAGATTAAATAATGTGCGAGAAGTTTCCCCTATTCTTGCAAAAATGCACACCCTAAAAGAAGAATTTCGAGACATATTTGAATCTACTAAGTCTTGGGGTGAAAGCATAATCAATTTATTAGATTGGATGCATAATGGACTTTCGTATTTTCCCAAAAGTATAGGAACAATGATTAGATGGTTTGGTGAAGTCGTAGGTTATTTTGATGGCAGAACTACGAGTGGTACTGTTGAAGGAATTAATAATAAACTCAAATTAATCAAAAGACTTGGATATGGCTTTCGTAACTTTAGTAATTTCCGATTACGTAGTTTATTAAACTGGCACTTTAGTATTAATTCTCCATAA
- a CDS encoding tetratricopeptide repeat protein, protein MHQLAVIYADTGKIEEAIALYHQVLQIDQSIGNVQGQAITLAMLGQLLADEKGDFVTALEYLHQSLEILQLVKSPDAETVRGIIKRVQEMANG, encoded by the coding sequence TTGCACCAATTAGCTGTTATCTATGCCGACACGGGAAAAATAGAGGAAGCGATCGCCCTCTACCACCAGGTTTTACAAATTGATCAAAGCATTGGCAATGTCCAAGGTCAGGCGATAACGTTGGCGATGTTGGGGCAGTTGTTAGCAGATGAAAAAGGAGATTTTGTGACTGCACTGGAATATTTACATCAGTCTTTGGAGATATTGCAGCTTGTCAAATCGCCTGATGCTGAGACAGTGAGGGGAATTATCAAACGAGTGCAAGAAATGGCAAATGGTTAA
- a CDS encoding tetratricopeptide repeat protein has product MRLYAADSLPGELVTPLRTQGRKPAPPLSVSTEFLDPAGKVKVPTRESFVGRRRQLQSCLRTLTQSTEEIGVLIYGMGGLGKSSLAARLCDRLPNFQRVVLVGRIDEPSLVSRLVEKLDDNEQRKQLQNPDEELRFRFKRVFQQLWEAGKDPFLLVLDDFEVNLELTSPPAPLLQGEGSLIPPFPRREGGLGGLGRLQPIAAEVLTALVWAIRETYTNHWLILTCRYDFEFSQLQYFYKQPLEGMRGADLRKKCNRLEAFGAKSQVDEALKSQARRLADGNPRLLEWLDKILQNSTVDQVAILNRLEVDAVELREQVLAEALLQQMDETMGEMLSQGLVFELPVPREALTAVCENIPNLADYINRAVALGLLEVSPDKSLRVPRILPLTLPTHVETLHQQAAEVLYRLWRGDTKTTPEEQQLEIHRLALFGKQGEIASTVGSDLTTYWNQKSRFRETIYLCKSTLDIVESDKILFNLARAEQEIGEIEQADQHYQQALELCSATDEEAKATIIHNQASTYLDKGEIDEAITLYYRSLEINERTENSYNQAAIFHELGRCYSKKREFDKALSLYQKSLEIKECIGDVINKSSTLQCLGTVYARKGDRDKALFYFYQALQIEEEFGNETGKGKASILMQMGQLAYSEKDFVTARKYLQKSFEIFQQIESPNAEKVKEIINRIEN; this is encoded by the coding sequence TTGCGATTATATGCGGCGGATAGTTTACCAGGAGAATTGGTGACACCATTGCGGACTCAGGGAAGGAAACCAGCACCACCTCTTTCTGTGAGTACGGAATTTTTAGATCCTGCGGGTAAGGTGAAAGTCCCCACCCGTGAGAGTTTTGTTGGTCGTCGTCGTCAATTGCAAAGTTGTTTAAGGACGTTGACACAATCAACGGAAGAAATAGGGGTATTAATTTATGGCATGGGTGGTTTAGGTAAAAGTAGTTTAGCAGCTAGACTTTGTGACCGCCTCCCGAATTTTCAGCGTGTTGTCTTGGTAGGGAGAATTGATGAACCGAGTTTAGTTAGTCGGTTGGTGGAAAAGTTGGATGATAACGAACAACGCAAACAGCTACAAAATCCTGATGAGGAATTGAGATTTAGATTCAAGCGGGTATTTCAGCAGTTGTGGGAAGCAGGGAAAGATCCGTTTTTGTTGGTGTTGGATGATTTTGAGGTGAATTTAGAATTGACCTCTCCCCCAGCCCCTCTCCTGCAAGGAGAGGGGAGTTTGATTCCCCCATTCCCTCGCAGGGAAGGGGGGTTAGGGGGGTTAGGTCGTTTGCAACCCATAGCCGCAGAGGTTTTAACAGCTTTAGTTTGGGCGATTCGGGAAACATATACCAATCATTGGTTAATTCTCACCTGTCGTTATGATTTTGAATTTAGCCAGTTGCAGTATTTCTATAAACAGCCATTGGAGGGAATGAGGGGGGCAGATTTAAGAAAAAAGTGTAATCGTCTTGAGGCTTTTGGGGCAAAATCTCAGGTAGATGAGGCGTTGAAATCTCAAGCGCGGAGGTTAGCTGATGGTAATCCCCGGTTGCTGGAATGGTTGGATAAGATTTTGCAAAATTCCACAGTTGACCAAGTTGCAATTCTCAATCGTTTAGAAGTTGATGCGGTGGAGTTGCGAGAACAGGTTTTAGCTGAAGCCTTGCTGCAACAAATGGATGAAACGATGGGGGAAATGTTGTCACAGGGTTTGGTGTTTGAGTTACCAGTCCCCAGGGAAGCATTAACCGCAGTTTGTGAAAATATCCCCAATTTGGCAGATTATATCAATCGGGCGGTGGCGTTGGGATTGTTGGAAGTTAGTCCTGATAAGTCGTTGCGTGTACCGAGAATTTTGCCGTTGACGTTACCCACTCATGTAGAAACCTTGCATCAACAAGCGGCTGAGGTGTTGTATCGTTTGTGGAGAGGAGACACGAAAACCACACCTGAAGAACAACAGTTAGAAATTCATCGGTTAGCATTATTTGGAAAACAAGGGGAAATTGCCTCAACAGTTGGATCAGATTTGACGACTTACTGGAATCAAAAAAGCCGATTTCGTGAAACCATTTATCTGTGCAAATCTACCTTAGATATTGTTGAAAGCGATAAAATTCTTTTTAATCTAGCTCGTGCTGAACAAGAAATTGGTGAAATCGAACAAGCAGATCAACATTATCAACAAGCATTAGAACTCTGTTCAGCAACAGATGAAGAAGCAAAAGCAACAATTATTCATAACCAAGCTAGTACCTACCTCGATAAGGGAGAAATTGACGAAGCAATTACCTTGTACTATCGGTCTTTGGAAATTAACGAACGTACTGAAAATTCTTACAATCAGGCAGCGATTTTTCACGAATTAGGACGTTGTTACAGCAAAAAACGAGAATTTGATAAAGCATTATCTCTCTACCAAAAGTCTTTAGAAATTAAAGAATGCATTGGAGATGTAATCAATAAATCCTCAACTTTGCAATGTTTGGGTACTGTGTATGCTAGAAAAGGAGACAGAGATAAAGCACTTTTTTATTTTTATCAAGCTTTACAAATAGAAGAAGAATTTGGCAATGAAACAGGTAAAGGAAAAGCTTCTATTTTGATGCAGATGGGACAGCTTGCATATAGTGAAAAGGATTTTGTGACTGCACGGAAATATTTACAGAAATCCTTTGAGATATTCCAGCAGATCGAATCCCCTAACGCTGAAAAAGTGAAGGAAATAATTAACCGTATAGAAAATTAA
- a CDS encoding CHAT domain-containing protein: MQILHLDLKAVAGNYVELRYFTDNYNQYERRTLPLSEITDLIELAERDYYVSSFAEDYAVTGLRLYNWLDGTDRWLQKLINQYQRQGIILAIATAEKLAHLPWEVLHNGKTFLVERSIIPVRWVSSDSVKTLSVETKPENRALQVLFMATSPQGVEPVLDFEAEEARILEATGRQPLALTVEESGCLSELRYLVDYYGKDYFDIFHITGHATITNGQPEFITETETGEAFYASAEHFKQALQFRLPKLIFLSGCRTGQAGGDGDNYGSVPSMAEELLKAGAKAVLGWGQKVLESDATAAAATLYQELAAGKQITEAVASTYQTLYSIHLENLGFRHRKTIGFNLDGV, from the coding sequence GTGCAGATTCTTCACCTTGACCTGAAAGCTGTTGCAGGTAATTATGTAGAGTTACGCTACTTTACTGATAATTACAACCAATACGAAAGACGTACACTCCCCTTGAGCGAAATTACCGATTTAATTGAGTTAGCAGAAAGAGATTATTACGTTTCCTCATTTGCTGAAGATTATGCAGTGACTGGGTTACGGCTGTATAACTGGTTAGATGGGACTGACAGATGGTTACAAAAACTCATCAATCAATATCAGCGTCAAGGAATCATTTTAGCCATTGCTACAGCCGAAAAACTCGCCCATTTACCTTGGGAAGTTCTGCACAATGGTAAAACCTTTCTCGTTGAACGGTCAATTATTCCTGTACGGTGGGTATCATCGGACTCTGTAAAAACATTGTCTGTGGAAACAAAACCAGAGAACCGCGCTTTGCAAGTTTTATTTATGGCTACTTCCCCCCAAGGAGTAGAACCTGTATTAGATTTTGAAGCCGAGGAAGCGCGAATTTTGGAAGCGACAGGAAGACAACCTTTAGCTTTGACAGTGGAGGAAAGCGGTTGTTTATCGGAATTGCGCTATTTAGTGGATTATTACGGTAAAGATTATTTTGATATTTTCCATATTACCGGTCATGCCACAATTACCAACGGACAACCGGAATTTATTACCGAAACCGAAACCGGAGAAGCTTTTTATGCTAGTGCAGAACATTTCAAACAAGCACTACAATTCCGATTACCAAAATTGATTTTCCTTTCTGGTTGTCGCACTGGACAAGCTGGAGGTGATGGTGATAATTATGGTTCAGTCCCTTCAATGGCGGAAGAATTACTCAAAGCTGGTGCTAAAGCCGTTTTGGGATGGGGACAGAAAGTTTTAGAATCTGATGCAACAGCAGCCGCAGCCACATTATATCAAGAATTAGCAGCAGGAAAGCAAATCACCGAAGCAGTTGCCAGTACCTATCAAACATTATACTCCATCCATCTTGAAAACTTGGGTTTTCGCCATAGAAAAACTATAGGTTTCAACTTAGACGGGGTTTAA
- a CDS encoding amino acid ABC transporter substrate-binding protein — translation MSKIYKNIAPVIFGLILSGLIPGVAKAETVMEKVARTGVLTAGTSKDALPFAYSDSQGKLTGYSVNMLTLIQQQLEKELGKKITLKLVAVTPAARIPKIINRQVDIVCDASSFTWERDKKVDFSISYGVTGTQILIKKETNLGSPESLINKRVGVLAGTTNEQAIKQIQPQSKLVYFKTRPEAFAALEQGKIDAFASDSILLEGWLQTAKNPDSFAIVPPRPYSREGIACMVPENNSKFLNSVNYSLVKFMQGFVNDNPKYVAIFDRWFGSQGAVYLNQDLRDLAVETMQLMIEFHEPIPQKDL, via the coding sequence ATGTCGAAGATATATAAAAATATTGCCCCTGTGATCTTCGGTTTGATATTATCAGGATTAATACCCGGTGTTGCTAAGGCAGAGACAGTGATGGAAAAAGTAGCCCGAACAGGAGTATTAACTGCTGGTACAAGCAAAGATGCTTTACCATTTGCCTACTCCGACAGTCAAGGAAAATTGACTGGTTATTCTGTGAATATGCTAACTTTAATCCAACAGCAATTAGAGAAAGAATTAGGCAAAAAAATTACACTTAAATTAGTTGCAGTTACCCCAGCAGCAAGGATTCCCAAGATAATTAACCGACAAGTTGATATTGTCTGTGATGCCAGTAGTTTTACTTGGGAACGAGATAAAAAAGTTGATTTTTCTATTAGTTATGGTGTCACAGGGACGCAAATTTTAATTAAAAAGGAAACCAATTTAGGTTCACCAGAATCCCTGATTAATAAGCGTGTGGGTGTGTTAGCTGGAACTACCAATGAACAAGCAATCAAGCAAATACAACCCCAATCTAAACTTGTATATTTTAAGACTAGACCGGAAGCATTTGCAGCTTTGGAACAGGGTAAAATTGACGCTTTTGCATCCGATAGCATTCTTTTAGAAGGATGGTTACAAACAGCAAAAAATCCAGATAGTTTTGCCATAGTCCCCCCTCGTCCCTATTCACGAGAAGGAATTGCTTGTATGGTTCCTGAGAATAACTCTAAATTCCTCAATTCAGTGAATTATTCCCTCGTCAAATTTATGCAAGGATTTGTCAACGATAACCCCAAATATGTGGCGATTTTTGACCGTTGGTTTGGTTCTCAAGGTGCTGTATATCTCAATCAAGATTTACGTGATTTAGCTGTAGAAACCATGCAGTTAATGATCGAGTTTCATGAACCAATTCCCCAAAAAGATTTGTAG
- the xseB gene encoding exodeoxyribonuclease VII small subunit, which translates to MVKRNNSVKSISANGGSYEAKIAEIETIITRIEGGELELADVFTEFATAVEYLQECDSFLQQRQQQVNLLIETLQDDDQ; encoded by the coding sequence ATGGTAAAACGGAATAATTCGGTTAAATCCATATCTGCAAATGGAGGAAGTTATGAAGCTAAGATAGCAGAAATTGAAACTATTATCACTCGCATTGAGGGAGGTGAATTAGAATTAGCCGATGTATTTACGGAATTTGCGACTGCGGTTGAGTATTTACAAGAATGTGATAGTTTTTTACAGCAGCGACAACAGCAAGTAAATTTGTTAATTGAAACTTTGCAAGATGATGACCAGTAA
- a CDS encoding DUF29 domain-containing protein: MTTTISTHLQSTLYETDHYLWIENTLKQLENRDINNLDWQHLAEEIEALGIEQRRKVESYLKQLLIHLLLCCYWETEKETCQRGWQIEISNFRDELEFSFRSKTLYNYFLSCLEQVYTKARRQAIQKTGLPGEIFPKQCPFSLEDILNNEYFP, from the coding sequence ATGACCACAACAATTTCCACACATCTACAATCAACACTATATGAAACAGATCATTATCTGTGGATAGAAAACACACTCAAACAGCTAGAAAACAGAGATATTAATAATTTAGATTGGCAGCATTTAGCAGAAGAGATTGAAGCATTGGGAATAGAACAAAGACGCAAAGTAGAAAGTTATTTGAAGCAGTTATTAATCCATCTTCTGCTTTGTTGTTATTGGGAAACTGAAAAAGAAACCTGTCAACGAGGTTGGCAAATTGAAATCTCTAACTTCCGTGACGAATTGGAATTTTCTTTTCGCTCCAAAACACTTTACAACTATTTCCTGAGTTGTTTAGAACAGGTTTATACTAAAGCTAGAAGACAAGCAATTCAAAAGACAGGTTTACCTGGTGAGATTTTTCCAAAGCAATGTCCTTTTAGTCTTGAAGATATTCTTAATAATGAATATTTCCCCTAA
- a CDS encoding serine hydrolase translates to MKLHSLILFSITATLLLSLPVKANPDNNQLENPNSWSQNKSSVQLPEIKFIPPDSVSNTSPIETHNFTGIFPLGREISELQTPIKTLMARYKFLSPGIFFMDLNTGDYLSINGDKSFAAASTIKYPILVALFQQVDAGKIQLDETLVMGKKHIAGGSGNMQYGRLGSKFSLLETATRMMTISDNTATNMIIERLGGITQLNQKFRSWGLQNTVMRNRLGDFQGTNKTSAKDLVKLSALMENNQLLSNTSQLQVIGIMNGCHNRSLLPSGLGSGAKIAHKTGTLRFILGDAGIIETPSGKRYLAGVFVQRPNNDPRGTDFIRQVSQVVYGYFDQAKVSNQVRL, encoded by the coding sequence ATGAAACTACATTCATTGATCTTATTTAGTATCACGGCTACTCTTTTATTATCTCTACCAGTTAAAGCAAATCCTGATAACAACCAGCTTGAGAACCCAAATAGCTGGAGTCAAAATAAATCAAGTGTACAATTGCCGGAAATTAAATTTATTCCTCCAGATTCTGTCAGTAATACCAGTCCAATAGAGACTCATAACTTCACTGGTATATTTCCTTTGGGAAGAGAAATCTCAGAACTACAAACTCCTATTAAAACATTAATGGCTCGCTACAAGTTTCTTTCTCCTGGTATCTTTTTTATGGACTTGAACACAGGAGATTATTTAAGCATTAATGGCGATAAATCTTTTGCGGCTGCTAGTACAATTAAATATCCAATTTTGGTTGCTTTATTTCAGCAAGTAGATGCTGGAAAAATTCAATTAGATGAAACATTGGTTATGGGGAAAAAACATATTGCTGGTGGTTCGGGAAATATGCAGTATGGGCGGTTAGGAAGTAAGTTTAGTCTCTTAGAAACTGCAACTAGGATGATGACTATTAGCGATAACACCGCCACAAATATGATCATAGAGCGTTTGGGTGGAATTACTCAATTAAATCAAAAATTTCGCAGTTGGGGATTGCAAAATACTGTGATGCGAAATCGCCTGGGAGATTTTCAAGGAACTAATAAAACCAGTGCTAAAGATTTGGTAAAACTATCAGCTTTAATGGAAAATAATCAGTTACTTTCCAATACAAGTCAATTACAAGTAATAGGTATTATGAATGGTTGTCATAATAGAAGTTTATTACCTTCTGGTTTAGGTTCTGGTGCTAAGATAGCGCACAAAACAGGGACACTCAGGTTTATATTAGGGGATGCGGGTATTATTGAAACGCCATCAGGTAAGCGTTATTTAGCAGGAGTTTTTGTGCAAAGACCAAATAATGATCCTAGAGGAACAGATTTTATTCGTCAAGTTTCTCAGGTAGTATATGGTTATTTTGACCAAGCAAAAGTAAGTAACCAAGTAAGATTATAG
- a CDS encoding DUF1636 family protein, translated as MLNQKHNLFVCTTCGSKWQDGKRVGESQGEQLLKQLQELAQDSELHNQFCIQGVECMSACSHSCVIAFVAEGKSTYLFGDLPVDSSPSAVLECASQYYTKYDGVLPWSERPEPLKKGILAKIPALGEWAKLNNNS; from the coding sequence ATGCTCAATCAAAAACATAATCTATTTGTCTGTACTACTTGTGGTAGTAAGTGGCAAGATGGTAAGCGGGTTGGTGAAAGTCAAGGTGAACAACTACTAAAACAACTTCAAGAACTTGCTCAAGATAGTGAATTGCACAATCAATTCTGCATTCAGGGGGTTGAATGTATGAGCGCTTGCAGTCATTCCTGCGTGATTGCTTTTGTAGCCGAAGGAAAATCAACCTATCTCTTTGGTGATTTACCAGTAGATAGTAGTCCATCTGCGGTACTAGAATGTGCAAGTCAGTATTATACAAAATATGATGGTGTATTGCCTTGGTCAGAACGTCCAGAACCTTTAAAAAAAGGCATTTTAGCAAAGATTCCCGCACTAGGTGAGTGGGCAAAATTAAACAACAATAGTTGA
- a CDS encoding universal stress protein: MFKTVLFPIDQSREAREAADIVANIVQTYGSRLILLSVVEEPDSEAPATSPMVSPEAVAKLLENAQALFSGQGIIAELLERQGKPAFTICDVADEVEASLIIMGCRGIGLTDEGATDSVTARVINLSPCPVLIVP; encoded by the coding sequence ATGTTTAAAACAGTTCTATTTCCCATTGATCAAAGTCGAGAAGCCAGAGAGGCCGCTGATATAGTTGCCAATATTGTGCAAACCTATGGCAGTCGCTTAATTCTGCTTTCAGTCGTTGAAGAGCCAGATTCAGAAGCACCGGCTACCAGTCCTATGGTATCTCCAGAAGCAGTTGCCAAACTCCTAGAAAATGCCCAGGCTTTATTTTCTGGACAAGGAATCATAGCCGAATTACTAGAAAGACAAGGTAAACCAGCTTTTACTATTTGTGATGTTGCTGATGAAGTTGAAGCCAGTTTAATTATCATGGGCTGTCGAGGAATAGGCTTAACGGATGAAGGCGCAACTGATAGCGTTACCGCACGGGTAATTAACCTTTCTCCCTGTCCCGTCTTGATTGTTCCTTGA
- a CDS encoding phosphoglycerate kinase encodes MSKKSLASLSAADISGKRALVRVDFNVPVDDQGNITDDTRIRAALPTIQDLTQKGAKVILASHFGRPKGVDEKLRLTPVAKRLSELLGQEVVKTDDCIGDDVAAKVGALANGQVLLLENVRFYKEEEKNDPAFAEKLAANADFYVNDAFGTAHRAHASTEGVTKFLSPSVAGYLVEKELQYLQSAIEVPQRPLAAIIGGSKVSSKIGVIETLLEKCDKLIIGGGMIFTFYKARGLSVGKSLVEEDKLELAKSLEAKAKERGVALLLPTDIVSADKFAPDANATTVSIENIPADGMGLDIGPDSIKVFQAALADCKTVIWNGPMGVFEFDKFAAGTEAIAHTLAEIGKTGATTIIGGGDSVAAVEKVGLADQMSHISTGGGASLELLEGKILPGIAALDEA; translated from the coding sequence GTGTCTAAAAAAAGTTTAGCAAGTTTATCTGCGGCTGATATATCTGGAAAACGCGCTTTGGTACGGGTTGATTTTAACGTGCCTGTGGATGATCAAGGCAACATCACTGATGATACTCGGATTCGGGCGGCGTTGCCAACTATCCAAGATTTGACCCAAAAGGGTGCTAAGGTCATTTTAGCAAGTCATTTCGGTCGTCCCAAGGGTGTAGATGAGAAATTACGTTTAACTCCCGTCGCTAAACGTCTGTCTGAGTTGTTAGGACAAGAAGTTGTCAAAACTGATGACTGTATTGGTGATGATGTGGCGGCTAAGGTTGGCGCATTGGCAAATGGTCAAGTGCTGTTGTTGGAAAATGTCCGCTTCTACAAGGAAGAAGAAAAAAACGATCCCGCATTTGCGGAAAAATTGGCTGCTAATGCTGATTTTTATGTAAATGATGCGTTCGGTACTGCACACCGCGCCCACGCTTCTACTGAGGGTGTAACTAAGTTTCTGAGTCCTTCTGTGGCTGGTTATTTGGTTGAGAAGGAATTGCAATATTTACAAAGTGCGATTGAAGTACCTCAGCGTCCTTTGGCGGCTATTATTGGCGGTTCTAAGGTTTCTAGCAAAATCGGTGTGATTGAAACTTTGTTGGAAAAGTGCGATAAGTTGATCATCGGCGGTGGGATGATTTTCACCTTCTACAAAGCCCGTGGGTTGAGTGTTGGTAAGTCTTTGGTGGAAGAAGATAAGCTTGAATTAGCGAAGTCTTTGGAAGCTAAGGCTAAAGAACGTGGTGTGGCTTTGTTGCTACCTACAGATATTGTCTCCGCTGATAAGTTTGCTCCTGATGCTAATGCTACTACTGTCAGCATTGAAAATATCCCTGCCGATGGTATGGGTTTAGATATTGGTCCTGATTCTATCAAGGTTTTCCAAGCGGCTTTGGCTGATTGCAAGACTGTGATTTGGAATGGACCTATGGGTGTGTTTGAGTTTGATAAATTTGCTGCGGGTACAGAAGCGATCGCACATACTCTAGCAGAAATCGGCAAAACCGGCGCAACTACCATTATCGGTGGTGGTGACTCTGTAGCGGCTGTGGAAAAGGTCGGTTTAGCTGACCAAATGAGCCACATTTCTACTGGTGGTGGTGCTAGTTTGGAGTTGTTAGAAGGTAAGATCTTACCTGGTATTGCAGCTTTGGATGAAGCATAA
- a CDS encoding Uma2 family endonuclease, producing the protein MQVQTRKHIYTPEEYLELEETALYKSEYRDGEIIPMTGGTGNHNKITLAIAAILLYAMRRKKYEVFMGDMRLWIPQFKEYTYPDVIVTDGKASYTGKNNTTVTNPLLIVEVLSKSTKNYDQGEKFTFYRSIPQFKEYVLVEQNQYQVMHYSKTNEGEWIFREYKCENDIVKLQHLDFEISLIDIYQDVNFEDRE; encoded by the coding sequence ATGCAAGTACAAACTCGCAAACATATTTACACCCCTGAAGAATATTTAGAACTAGAGGAAACAGCACTTTATAAAAGCGAATATCGGGATGGAGAAATTATTCCTATGACTGGGGGAACTGGTAATCATAATAAAATTACACTAGCTATTGCGGCGATTTTACTATATGCCATGAGACGCAAAAAATATGAAGTTTTTATGGGAGATATGCGTTTATGGATTCCACAATTTAAAGAATATACTTATCCAGATGTGATTGTAACTGATGGTAAGGCTAGTTATACAGGCAAAAATAATACTACTGTGACTAATCCTTTATTAATTGTTGAGGTTCTATCTAAGTCTACAAAAAATTATGATCAGGGTGAGAAATTTACTTTTTATCGTTCTATTCCCCAATTTAAAGAATATGTTTTAGTAGAACAAAATCAATATCAAGTAATGCACTATAGCAAAACTAATGAGGGAGAATGGATTTTTAGAGAATATAAATGTGAAAATGATATTGTTAAGTTGCAACATCTTGATTTTGAAATTAGTTTAATTGACATTTATCAAGATGTGAATTTTGAGGATAGGGAATAA
- a CDS encoding AAA family ATPase, whose amino-acid sequence MKIESIHLKNFKAFKNVEIKKIPKMCAFVGANGTGKTTIFNVFSFLKDALGNTKK is encoded by the coding sequence ATGAAAATCGAAAGTATCCATCTAAAAAACTTTAAAGCTTTCAAAAATGTGGAAATTAAAAAAATTCCTAAAATGTGCGCTTTTGTGGGTGCAAATGGTACTGGTAAAACCACAATTTTTAATGTATTCAGTTTTTTAAAAGATGCTTTAGGGAACACCAAAAAATAA